Proteins found in one Gardnerella vaginalis ATCC 14018 = JCM 11026 genomic segment:
- a CDS encoding CTP synthase has translation MVRRKHGNSQEHITKHIFVTGGVVSSLGKGLTASSLGRLLRSRGLHVLQQKLDPYINVDPGTMNPFQHGEVYVTEDGAETDLDIGHYERFLDVFLSQKANVTTGQIYQSVLRKERAGEYLGQCVQVIPHITGEIKSRMRAQASDDVDVIITEIGGTVGDIESQPFLEAAREVRRDLGPENCMFVHVSLVPYIAAAHELKTKPTQHSVMMLRSLGISPDALVLRSDRPLNQGIKDKISLMCDVDAEGVVNCVDAPSIYDVPKILFNEGLDAYVVRELELPFHDVDWNEWEDLLERVHHPKHELNIAIVGKYIDLPDAYLSVTEAIKAGGFANWAKVNVRWVAADKCETQEGAAAALDQMDGMVIPGGFGIRGIEGKIGALRYAREHGLPTLGLCLGLQSMVIEYARHVLGLEDANSTEFEKDCGDPVIATMEEQKDIVDGKGDMGHTMRLGSYPALLEEGSIVAELYGTTHVTERHRHRYEVNVAYKDRLREAGLRISGQSPDGNLTEFVELPKEVHPFYVATQAHPEFKSRPTKPHPLFAGLVAAALEHQASESK, from the coding sequence ATGGTTAGAAGAAAACATGGTAACTCTCAGGAGCATATTACAAAGCATATTTTTGTCACTGGTGGCGTTGTTTCGTCCCTCGGAAAAGGTCTTACTGCATCTTCATTAGGCAGACTTTTGCGTAGTCGTGGTCTTCACGTTTTACAACAAAAACTCGATCCTTATATCAATGTTGACCCGGGTACAATGAACCCATTCCAACATGGTGAGGTTTACGTTACAGAAGACGGCGCAGAAACAGATCTTGATATTGGTCATTACGAGCGATTCCTCGATGTTTTCTTAAGTCAAAAAGCGAATGTTACAACTGGTCAGATTTATCAGTCTGTGCTTCGTAAGGAGCGTGCTGGCGAATATTTGGGTCAGTGCGTGCAGGTTATTCCGCATATTACTGGCGAAATTAAGTCGCGTATGCGCGCGCAGGCTAGCGACGATGTAGACGTGATTATTACGGAAATCGGCGGTACTGTTGGAGATATTGAGTCCCAGCCATTTTTGGAGGCTGCTCGCGAAGTTCGTCGCGATTTAGGTCCTGAAAACTGCATGTTTGTGCACGTTTCTTTGGTGCCTTATATAGCCGCAGCTCACGAATTAAAGACTAAGCCAACTCAGCATTCTGTGATGATGCTCCGCTCTCTTGGTATTTCTCCAGACGCGCTTGTTTTGCGTTCGGATCGTCCGCTTAATCAAGGCATTAAAGACAAAATTTCGCTTATGTGCGATGTTGACGCTGAAGGCGTTGTGAACTGCGTTGACGCTCCAAGCATTTACGATGTGCCGAAGATTTTGTTCAACGAGGGCTTGGATGCTTACGTTGTTCGTGAGCTTGAGCTTCCATTCCACGATGTTGATTGGAACGAGTGGGAAGATTTGCTTGAGCGCGTGCATCATCCAAAGCATGAGCTAAACATTGCAATTGTTGGCAAGTACATTGATTTGCCAGATGCATATCTTTCTGTTACTGAGGCTATTAAGGCTGGCGGTTTTGCAAACTGGGCTAAGGTTAACGTGCGCTGGGTTGCTGCCGACAAGTGCGAAACTCAAGAAGGTGCGGCGGCGGCTCTTGACCAAATGGATGGCATGGTTATTCCAGGCGGCTTCGGAATTCGCGGTATTGAAGGTAAGATTGGCGCTTTGCGTTACGCTCGCGAGCATGGTTTGCCAACGCTTGGTCTTTGCCTTGGCTTGCAATCTATGGTTATTGAGTACGCTCGTCACGTTCTCGGTCTTGAGGATGCTAATTCCACTGAGTTCGAGAAGGATTGTGGCGATCCAGTAATCGCAACTATGGAAGAGCAGAAGGATATTGTGGACGGTAAGGGAGATATGGGTCACACAATGCGACTCGGCTCTTATCCTGCTCTTCTTGAAGAAGGCTCTATTGTTGCTGAGCTTTACGGTACTACGCATGTTACTGAGCGTCACCGTCACCGTTATGAAGTGAACGTGGCGTATAAAGATCGTTTGCGTGAAGCCGGCTTGCGTATTAGCGGTCAAAGCCCAGATGGTAATTTGACTGAGTTTGTGGAGCTTCCAAAGGAAGTTCACCCATTCTATGTGGCAACTCAGGCTCATCCAGAGTTTAAGTCTCGACCAACTAAGCCTCATCCACTGTTTGCTGGTTTAGTGGCGGCTGCTCTTGAACATCAGGCTAGCGAGTCTAAGTAG
- the aroC gene encoding chorismate synthase has protein sequence MLRWQTAGESHGEALVAMIEGVPAGVKITSADIVSALARRRLGYGRGARMKFEQDKVRLLTGVRHGVTLGSPIAIEIANSEWPKWVEVMSADPLDHDLSVEGRNAPLSRPRPGHADLTGMRKYGFSDAREVLERSSARETASRVALGAVADAFLHQSLGVRTVAHVIGIGGEYINKSLPLPTPDDVDALDASPVRTLDKDAEARMVARIDEAKANADTLGGVVEVLAYGMPAGVGTYVESDRRLDAALAGALMGIQAIKGVEIGDGFEEANRPGSVAHDEIVIGEDGKITRLSNRAGGIEGGMSNGEIIRVRAAMKPIPSIPRALRTVDVLTGQPAQAINQRSDFTAVPAASVVAEAMVRLTLAKYALEKFGGDSLEETARNAINYVQSWKEHMR, from the coding sequence ATGCTTAGATGGCAAACGGCAGGGGAGTCGCATGGTGAAGCACTGGTGGCAATGATTGAAGGCGTGCCAGCAGGAGTTAAGATTACTAGCGCAGACATTGTTTCTGCTCTTGCGCGTAGACGACTTGGATATGGTCGCGGAGCGCGAATGAAGTTTGAGCAAGACAAAGTGCGTTTGCTTACAGGCGTTCGCCACGGTGTTACTCTTGGGTCTCCAATTGCTATAGAAATCGCAAATAGTGAGTGGCCAAAGTGGGTGGAAGTGATGAGCGCAGACCCGTTAGACCATGATTTAAGTGTGGAAGGTCGTAACGCGCCGCTTTCTAGGCCTCGCCCAGGGCATGCGGATTTAACGGGCATGCGTAAATATGGTTTTAGTGATGCTCGCGAGGTTTTGGAGCGTTCGAGCGCTAGGGAAACGGCTTCCCGCGTGGCTTTAGGCGCTGTAGCTGATGCGTTTTTGCACCAATCGTTGGGTGTGCGAACAGTTGCGCATGTTATTGGAATTGGCGGCGAATATATAAACAAAAGTTTACCCCTGCCAACACCAGACGATGTTGATGCGTTGGATGCGTCGCCAGTTCGTACTCTAGATAAAGATGCCGAAGCTCGCATGGTTGCTCGCATTGATGAAGCAAAAGCCAATGCGGATACGCTTGGAGGCGTAGTGGAGGTGCTTGCTTATGGTATGCCTGCTGGAGTTGGAACGTATGTAGAGTCGGATCGCCGTTTGGATGCGGCTTTAGCAGGCGCGCTTATGGGAATCCAAGCTATTAAAGGCGTGGAAATTGGAGACGGTTTTGAAGAAGCAAATCGCCCTGGCTCGGTTGCTCACGACGAGATCGTAATAGGAGAAGATGGCAAAATCACGCGACTTAGTAATCGTGCTGGTGGCATTGAAGGTGGAATGTCAAATGGTGAGATAATTCGCGTGCGCGCTGCAATGAAGCCAATTCCGTCCATTCCTCGCGCTTTGCGAACGGTAGATGTGCTTACTGGCCAGCCAGCGCAGGCAATTAATCAGCGCTCCGATTTTACGGCTGTCCCAGCCGCTTCAGTAGTTGCAGAGGCAATGGTTCGATTAACGCTTGCAAAGTATGCGTTAGAAAAGTTTGGTGGAGATTCGCTAGAAGAAACCGCTAGAAATGCTATAAATTACGTTCAATCTTGGAAAGAGCATATGAGATGA
- the mltG gene encoding endolytic transglycosylase MltG → MTENIDDFFDRNAKWSHETPNPPVPPKSRKDLKAQKRRKSKRKRIIAFILTLIFAILFVLGYGLYRVAVYIKTNNQSTIMDDWPGPGNGFVEFTIEPGQGSVEVGNNLVKAQVVKSQSTFSNIVAANNKILYPGIYALKKYMNSIDVVNILSDQSKAGGFLDVKAGERSTDVIRKAAQISGIDIAQFNAIQKTDGAGILPPEAGGSFEGWLEPGVYNVKSMKSATKILAKMVDKRIQKLDSLGVPKGKLRQDILKIASIAEAEVNNREYYGKVSRVILNRLAKDMPLGMDTTVAYGIGIKAINLTQAQLDDASNPYNTRIRKGLPPTPISIPGDNAILASLNPEKGSWIYFVTTNLKTGETKFADNYDDFLKIRDEYKRSNENAN, encoded by the coding sequence ATGACTGAGAATATCGACGATTTTTTCGATCGAAACGCTAAGTGGAGTCACGAAACTCCTAATCCACCTGTGCCTCCAAAATCGCGCAAAGATTTAAAAGCACAAAAACGACGTAAAAGTAAGAGAAAACGTATAATAGCGTTTATTCTTACGCTAATTTTTGCAATACTATTTGTTCTTGGATATGGCTTATACAGGGTTGCGGTTTACATAAAAACCAACAATCAGTCTACGATTATGGACGATTGGCCAGGACCTGGAAACGGATTCGTTGAGTTTACGATAGAGCCAGGTCAAGGATCTGTAGAAGTTGGGAACAATCTTGTTAAAGCGCAAGTTGTAAAGTCACAATCAACTTTTTCTAATATTGTTGCTGCGAACAACAAGATTTTATACCCAGGAATTTATGCGCTTAAAAAGTATATGAACTCAATTGATGTTGTAAATATTCTTTCAGATCAAAGTAAAGCAGGCGGATTCTTAGACGTTAAAGCAGGAGAACGATCAACAGACGTTATTCGTAAGGCTGCACAAATCTCTGGAATTGACATTGCTCAATTTAACGCGATTCAAAAAACAGACGGAGCGGGGATTTTGCCGCCAGAAGCAGGTGGAAGTTTTGAAGGATGGTTGGAGCCTGGAGTTTACAACGTAAAATCCATGAAATCTGCTACTAAAATACTTGCCAAAATGGTAGATAAGCGTATTCAGAAACTTGATTCATTGGGAGTTCCTAAAGGAAAACTGCGTCAAGATATTCTCAAAATTGCGTCTATTGCGGAAGCGGAAGTAAATAATCGTGAATATTATGGTAAAGTTTCGCGCGTAATATTAAACCGTTTAGCTAAAGACATGCCTTTGGGAATGGACACTACGGTTGCTTACGGTATTGGAATTAAGGCAATTAACCTTACGCAAGCACAATTAGATGATGCAAGTAATCCATACAACACTAGGATTCGCAAAGGATTGCCGCCTACTCCTATAAGTATTCCTGGAGATAATGCTATTCTGGCTTCGCTTAATCCAGAAAAAGGATCATGGATTTATTTTGTTACCACTAACTTAAAGACCGGCGAAACTAAGTTTGCGGATAACTACGATGATTTCTTGAAGATTCGCGACGAGTATAAGCGTTCTAACGAAAACGCCAACTAG
- the ruvX gene encoding Holliday junction resolvase RuvX has translation MVWLGIDLGDARVGTALSDPELTFAHPAGNVQSYGDSFNAIEDVLNIIEDNSVSRVVIGLPLQLDGTEGKSAKKARRWGTNLVKRMKSLFDYGDWSLDFIPEVVWKDERLTTVTAHKQLLDADFSTRKHRPMVDQQSAVLILQSAIDDYKNDCKNN, from the coding sequence ATGGTGTGGTTAGGTATTGATTTAGGTGATGCAAGGGTCGGAACAGCTCTTTCCGACCCTGAGCTCACTTTCGCTCATCCTGCTGGGAATGTTCAATCCTATGGTGATTCGTTTAATGCGATTGAAGATGTTTTAAACATTATCGAAGATAATAGTGTTAGTCGTGTTGTAATAGGTCTTCCTTTGCAATTAGACGGAACTGAAGGAAAATCTGCTAAAAAAGCGCGTCGTTGGGGTACTAATTTAGTCAAAAGAATGAAGTCGCTTTTTGATTATGGAGATTGGTCTCTCGATTTTATTCCAGAAGTTGTTTGGAAAGATGAGAGACTAACAACTGTTACGGCGCATAAACAACTGTTAGATGCAGATTTTTCTACTAGGAAGCATCGTCCTATGGTTGATCAGCAGTCAGCAGTGTTAATTTTGCAATCTGCGATTGACGATTATAAGAATGATTGCAAAAATAATTAA
- a CDS encoding peptide ABC transporter substrate-binding protein — MKNKALLFAAAACSIAMLLGGCGSSASKTAQTNGGKVVITVNNSEPQNELVPGNINENAGGRPALLVNSMLVTFDEKGNTVNEDAESVTPNADATQYTVKLKKDKKFSDGTPITAESFTKAWSFVSNAKNAQKCSSFFQTIKGYEDLQKNDTKGDEQLSGLKVVDKYTFTVDLNQPDSVFAIKVGYLAFAPLPESFYKNPKAYGEKPVSSGPYLFKSWDHNKQIELVKNPDYDGPRKAKNDGITFKIYTDGTAAYRDVQSGNLDMTDNIPDTETKTFQKDTTVKAYNRPGSVIQQFGIPAKLPHFDVTTEEGRLRRQAVSMAIDRETIIKKVLNNTASPANEFTSPLTPGYKADLKGHENLKFNAAKAKELWAKADKISKYDGPLTFTYNADGNAKSVFDAVVNSLKNHLGINAETTPVPTFQEFRNACEQRQIKGAWRAGWMPDYPSPENYLTQEFASVAADGNGSNEADYKNPKFDALLKKASSSKQAEATKLYQQANEILLEDLPYVPLFYSNAKAVMVPSLKGFVMDWQNMPLYYKLHK; from the coding sequence ATGAAGAATAAGGCATTACTTTTTGCCGCAGCTGCGTGCTCGATTGCTATGCTGCTCGGTGGATGCGGTTCTTCTGCTTCGAAGACCGCTCAAACAAATGGTGGCAAGGTTGTTATTACTGTAAACAACTCCGAGCCTCAGAACGAGCTTGTTCCGGGAAACATTAACGAAAATGCTGGTGGTCGTCCTGCTCTATTGGTCAACTCCATGTTGGTCACTTTTGATGAAAAGGGCAACACGGTAAATGAAGATGCCGAGAGCGTAACTCCAAACGCCGATGCAACCCAATACACTGTTAAGCTTAAAAAAGATAAGAAGTTCAGCGATGGCACTCCAATCACCGCAGAAAGCTTTACTAAGGCTTGGAGCTTTGTATCAAACGCTAAGAATGCTCAGAAGTGCTCTTCCTTCTTCCAAACCATTAAGGGCTACGAAGACTTGCAGAAGAATGATACTAAGGGCGACGAGCAGCTTTCTGGCTTAAAGGTTGTAGATAAGTACACCTTTACTGTTGATTTGAACCAGCCAGATTCTGTGTTTGCTATTAAGGTTGGTTACCTTGCATTCGCTCCTCTTCCAGAATCCTTCTACAAGAATCCAAAGGCTTATGGCGAAAAACCAGTTTCTTCTGGACCATACTTGTTTAAGTCTTGGGATCACAACAAGCAGATCGAACTTGTAAAGAACCCAGATTACGATGGCCCACGCAAGGCTAAGAATGACGGCATTACCTTTAAGATCTACACCGACGGCACCGCTGCTTACCGCGATGTTCAGTCTGGCAATCTTGATATGACCGATAACATTCCAGATACCGAAACCAAGACTTTCCAAAAGGACACCACTGTGAAGGCATACAACCGTCCAGGTTCTGTAATCCAGCAGTTCGGTATTCCTGCAAAATTGCCACATTTCGATGTAACTACCGAAGAAGGCCGCTTGCGTCGTCAAGCTGTTTCTATGGCAATCGACCGCGAAACCATCATCAAGAAGGTTCTTAACAACACTGCATCTCCTGCAAACGAGTTCACTTCTCCTTTGACTCCAGGCTACAAGGCAGATCTTAAGGGTCACGAAAATCTTAAGTTTAATGCCGCAAAGGCTAAGGAACTTTGGGCAAAGGCAGACAAGATCTCTAAGTATGATGGTCCTCTTACCTTTACTTACAACGCCGATGGCAACGCTAAGTCTGTGTTCGACGCAGTTGTAAACTCCCTCAAGAATCATCTTGGAATTAATGCTGAAACCACTCCAGTTCCAACATTCCAAGAGTTCCGTAACGCATGCGAACAGCGTCAGATTAAAGGTGCATGGCGTGCAGGCTGGATGCCAGATTACCCAAGCCCAGAAAACTACTTGACTCAGGAATTTGCTTCCGTTGCTGCAGATGGCAATGGTTCTAACGAAGCTGATTACAAGAATCCTAAGTTCGATGCTTTGCTTAAGAAGGCTTCTTCTTCTAAGCAAGCTGAGGCAACTAAGCTTTATCAGCAAGCTAACGAGATTCTTCTTGAGGATCTTCCATACGTACCACTGTTCTACTCGAACGCTAAGGCTGTTATGGTTCCAAGCTTGAAGGGCTTTGTAATGGATTGGCAGAATATGCCACTTTACTACAAGCTCCACAAGTAA
- a CDS encoding bifunctional shikimate kinase/3-dehydroquinate synthase, with protein MSEEDSLHDSLPDSLRDSLKDISQDVSQTQMPLAVIIGMPAAGKTRVGKELAHILNVPFIDTDDLIEQKINMPIAQYFKDFGEESFRDIETQIVRDAIFPDFEQSAPIVALGGGAPMRKETQDVLRKYTKLGGRVVYLQVNASDAIERVSWNSNRPMLSGEDGAKRWMDLFDKRDPVFCKVANLHARVYGLTPKPAARKVKDMIMQRIVHVDGKDIEDYDVHIGAGAMSLLPQMLGKQPVRVALIHTQPVQRHSDKARSILRASGYDVFDILIPDAEAGKTVKVADFVWSRLANAGFTRSDAIVGLGGGAATDLAGFVASTWMRGIRYVNCPTSLLAMVDASTGGKTGVNTAAGKNLVGSFYTPVGVLADTCAFSTLPNDIFVEGLGEVAKSGFIGDSSILKILENPQNASKLRSVDGPSILDDADLNNMVCDLIEKSVRVKTYHVSNDLKEQGLREFLNYGHTLGHAIEQIEHFSWRHGNAVAVGMVFAASLAQILGYLSPEDVEYHRSLLKSLGLPISWNGGGNNDDAFAKVLDLMHKDKKARGNTLRFVVLDGIGNPIHLDNPPLEAIREAFNKIRG; from the coding sequence ATGAGCGAAGAAGATTCTTTGCATGATTCCTTGCCAGATTCGCTTAGAGATTCTTTGAAAGACATTTCGCAAGATGTATCGCAAACTCAAATGCCGTTAGCCGTTATAATCGGCATGCCTGCAGCTGGAAAAACGCGTGTTGGCAAGGAATTAGCGCATATTTTGAATGTTCCTTTTATAGATACAGACGATTTAATTGAGCAAAAAATCAATATGCCGATTGCTCAATATTTTAAGGATTTTGGCGAAGAGTCTTTTAGAGATATTGAAACTCAAATTGTTAGAGATGCTATTTTCCCAGATTTTGAGCAATCCGCCCCAATAGTCGCCCTAGGTGGCGGTGCTCCAATGCGTAAGGAGACGCAAGATGTCTTAAGAAAATATACAAAGCTAGGCGGTCGTGTTGTGTATTTGCAAGTAAATGCAAGTGATGCAATTGAGCGCGTAAGCTGGAATTCTAATCGTCCTATGTTAAGCGGCGAAGATGGCGCAAAACGATGGATGGATTTGTTTGATAAGCGTGATCCTGTGTTTTGCAAAGTGGCGAATTTACACGCTCGCGTTTACGGATTAACGCCAAAACCTGCCGCAAGAAAGGTAAAAGATATGATTATGCAACGAATCGTTCATGTAGATGGTAAAGATATTGAAGATTACGATGTTCATATTGGCGCAGGCGCTATGAGTCTTTTACCTCAAATGCTTGGAAAACAGCCTGTTCGAGTAGCTTTAATTCACACTCAGCCTGTTCAAAGACATAGCGATAAAGCAAGATCTATTTTGCGCGCATCTGGCTACGATGTTTTCGATATTCTTATTCCAGACGCAGAGGCTGGTAAAACTGTTAAGGTTGCGGATTTTGTGTGGTCGCGCCTTGCAAACGCTGGTTTTACGCGTTCAGATGCGATTGTTGGTTTGGGTGGTGGAGCAGCTACGGATTTAGCTGGATTTGTTGCTTCTACTTGGATGCGTGGAATCCGCTACGTAAATTGCCCGACTTCGCTTCTTGCAATGGTAGACGCTTCGACTGGAGGGAAAACTGGTGTAAATACTGCAGCTGGCAAGAATTTGGTTGGTAGTTTTTACACTCCTGTTGGCGTTTTGGCAGATACTTGCGCGTTTTCTACTCTTCCTAACGATATTTTTGTTGAAGGACTTGGAGAAGTTGCAAAATCAGGGTTTATTGGCGATTCTAGCATCTTAAAAATTCTGGAAAATCCTCAAAATGCTAGCAAGTTGCGCTCTGTTGATGGTCCTTCTATTTTAGACGATGCAGATTTAAATAATATGGTTTGCGATCTAATAGAAAAAAGCGTGCGCGTTAAGACATACCACGTTTCTAACGACTTAAAAGAACAAGGTTTGCGCGAGTTTTTGAATTATGGGCATACTTTAGGGCATGCGATTGAGCAAATCGAGCATTTTTCTTGGCGTCATGGAAACGCGGTTGCTGTTGGAATGGTTTTTGCGGCGAGCCTTGCGCAAATTTTGGGCTATTTAAGTCCAGAAGACGTTGAGTATCATCGCTCGCTTTTAAAATCACTTGGATTGCCAATATCTTGGAATGGCGGCGGCAATAATGACGATGCTTTTGCTAAGGTTCTTGACTTGATGCATAAAGATAAAAAAGCTAGAGGCAACACCTTACGATTTGTTGTTTTAGACGGGATTGGAAACCCGATTCACTTAGATAATCCGCCGCTGGAGGCGATTCGCGAAGCGTTTAATAAGATTAGAGGTTAG
- a CDS encoding A24 family peptidase has product MSQFIVTCLFATPTLICMIAVCATDLTSRIVPRLWVVLAAFAQSAANLIFSLITFHNVNFLLRGWLFAVSVFAFYVLVQKLCVRGALGFGDVTCASMIAQALALFGFDCIIYWFASIGIFGLIWILVWKICSKVCLRFFRGHLVQNEQNKIPFVPVLAASAIIAVML; this is encoded by the coding sequence ATGAGTCAGTTTATTGTTACTTGTTTATTTGCAACACCAACGCTTATATGCATGATTGCAGTGTGTGCGACGGATTTAACAAGCCGTATTGTGCCTAGACTTTGGGTTGTACTAGCTGCTTTTGCGCAATCTGCCGCTAACCTTATTTTTTCGCTGATTACTTTTCATAATGTTAATTTTCTTTTACGTGGCTGGCTTTTTGCAGTATCAGTTTTTGCATTCTACGTTTTGGTGCAAAAACTTTGCGTGCGCGGAGCACTTGGATTTGGCGATGTTACATGCGCTTCTATGATCGCTCAAGCTTTGGCGCTATTTGGATTTGATTGCATAATCTACTGGTTTGCATCAATCGGAATATTTGGATTAATTTGGATTTTAGTGTGGAAAATCTGCTCTAAAGTCTGCTTGCGATTTTTCCGCGGGCATCTTGTGCAAAATGAACAAAATAAAATCCCGTTTGTACCCGTATTAGCTGCATCTGCAATCATCGCTGTTATGCTTTGA
- the aroQ gene encoding type II 3-dehydroquinate dehydratase, with the protein MVDAENTINIRKVLVVNGPNLGRLGVRQPDVYGSQDFKTLCALCKKWAQELNLQVEVHQSDDEAQMVHWMHEAADTHTPVVMNPAAFTHYSYALADAAHMVLDAGVPLMEVHISNPSARDSFRKISVISPVATGTITGMGLYGYKLALEAVAHLI; encoded by the coding sequence ATGGTAGATGCAGAAAACACTATAAACATCCGTAAAGTTTTAGTAGTAAATGGTCCAAATTTGGGGCGATTAGGCGTTCGTCAGCCAGACGTTTATGGCAGTCAAGATTTTAAAACGTTGTGCGCGCTTTGCAAAAAGTGGGCACAAGAGCTTAATTTACAAGTGGAAGTTCACCAAAGCGACGATGAAGCGCAAATGGTTCATTGGATGCACGAAGCTGCTGATACTCATACGCCAGTAGTTATGAATCCTGCTGCTTTTACGCACTACAGTTATGCGCTCGCGGATGCTGCGCACATGGTTTTAGATGCTGGAGTGCCACTAATGGAAGTGCATATTTCTAATCCTTCTGCCCGCGATTCTTTCCGGAAAATAAGCGTGATTAGTCCTGTTGCAACTGGAACTATTACAGGCATGGGACTGTATGGATATAAGCTTGCGCTCGAGGCTGTTGCTCATTTGATTTGA